The window ATTTTTTGCTAGAAAGTTTGTAGCTTTTGGGTTAGCCATATCTATTCCCTATTGGCGTAAGACACTCGTTACAACACTGCCGATCGCAATCTCTTTATTATTTATTCTGCTCTATTTTAAAATCGACGCGATTATTCTTTCTTTAATAAAATCTCCAAGAGATGTCGGAATATATAGCGTGGCATACAAAACACTGGAAACATTAATTTTTTTCCCTGCTATGTTCGTAGGAATTACAATGCCAATACTATCCCGCGCCGCGGTAAATAAGGACGAGTTTTCTCGGACGTTTCAACGTGTATTTAATGCTTTGGTTATAAGCGCGCTGCCTATTGTTGTGGGTGGCATTCTGACCGCCTCTTCAATAGTAAATATTATAGGAGGATATCAATTTTTACTTTCAACCCTGCCACTTCAAGTGCTTTTTCTTGCCGTAGGAATAATATTCTTTGGGACCCTAGCTGGAAGCAGCGTTGTTGCTCTTAACATACAAAAAAGAGCAATGTGGATTTATTTCTTAGGAATGGTTTTTAATGTAATTGCTAATTTGATACTAATCCCATCATATTCATACATGGCAGCTGCTTGGACGACTGTGATAACCGAGCTTATTGTAACCGCAATGCTTTTCTGGCTTATTTGGAGCAATATACGCGTTTTTCCAAAGTTTCGCGTATTATGGCGTAGCGCGCCGGCGGCTATTGCGACGGGTATATTTATATATATTTTTACTAACCCCATTAGCCAGCCGATGTCGGTGTGGTATTTTATACTTATTATCGGGTTTGCTAGCGCAATCTATGGATCGTTGCTTGTTCTGTTTAGAGCAATAACAAAAGATGATTTGAGATTGCTTAATATATACAGAAGCCCCAAATCCCAATGACCAATGTTGTTGCCACGCAATTTTACGTTAGGCATTTGTGTTTGGTCGCCGGGATTTATAGGTTATGCTATCCATGCAAACATTTACCATTCTAATAATATTGTTTTTTTCTGCGGTCGCTTTATATAAGAGGCAGTGGGGTTTATATCTGTTTGTATTTCTATTGCCGCTATATATTTTTCGCATTGATGTGCAGGTATTTAACACCGGAAGGATGGTAGCGTTATCTATAAGCGAAATATTATTCTACATACTTACAATCATAGTATTGATAAGAGATTGGCGCGAAGCGGGTAGAAAAATGAGAGAATTAATTATTAGAGAGAAGCTTTTATTGTTAGGTATTTTATATCTTTTATCTGGTGTTTTTGTTGGTGTGTGGCAGAGCAACAATGCCCTACAGACGGTGGGTATCTTGCGTGGCTGGATTATAGCACCAACGGCACTGTTCTTTATATCCATAATAATCAGAGCCAATAAGGAATATATTGCAAGGGCGCTTGCGGTCAGCGCGTCGTTTGTTGCCGCGGCAAGTTTTTTTGCGCCCCACGCCTTTAATGCAGACGTAAGGCTGCAGGGTTTCCTTGGGTCTCCTAATTACTTGGCTATGTATCTCGCCCCCCTATTGCCTTTTATACTATACGAAATTTTTAAATGTATTAGAGATAAAAAACCTTTTATAACATCTGCTTTTTGGGTGGCAGGTTGCGCGGTGACCACAACAGCAATATTTTTTTCATTTTCACAAGGGGCATGGCTTGGGATTGTTGCGGCGCTTGTTGTTGCGGCGTTGTGGTATGCTAAAAAAAGATTTTCAACAAATGCCATTATTATCGCAATGTTTTTTATAATTTTATTTAGTGAGTTTATTGGGCAGTCGTTTTTACAAGACTCCATTGCTTCTTCGTTGAAATCTCGCGCTGGGCTGTGGGAGGCCGCGTGGAACATCGGCGTCTCCCATCCCCTATTTGGTATTGGCGCCGGCATGTTCCCCGAAGCCTATAAGATTCAAAAACACATTGTGCTTTACCCCACCAGCATGGAAACAGCGTTGCACCCACATAATATTTTTCTATCTTTTTGGCTTTACGGCGGATTACTAGGAATGCTTGGTTTTGGGATTATTCTTATTTGGCTCGCTAAAAAATTATATATAAGGCTTTTAGAAAAAGAAAAAAACAGCGCTATGTTATATGGCGCTGTTGCCGCGGCGTTTATCATTATATTAGTTCACGGGCTAGTAGATACCACCTATTGGAAAAACGATCTGGCGTTTATGTGGTGGATTCTACTGGCTATGGTGTAGCTCTACGGAACTTGAATTTGATTAATATCAAGTATGGGCATGCGAATATCAAGCGTGGCAGGGTCAAATCCCTTTGAGCGAATCCAATCAAGCGCAAGACCTTCTTGCCCCTGCAGCTCGTCAAAAATCTCTTGGCGAGTTTTTAGTCGGTCTGCCGAATCAGAAGGAATATTTACTGATATAAGATAATGCGCTTTTAAGTTTGCTTCATCTGACACCCCATAATCAACATGGAATCCGTCTGATTCATGTGGTAGTAATCGTAGTAACGGATTAGCCTCCTCAAGGCGTTTTTGAAAATCTATTAATTGCGAATAACCAAGTTTAT of the Candidatus Spechtbacteria bacterium genome contains:
- a CDS encoding O-antigen ligase family protein, with translation MQTFTILIILFFSAVALYKRQWGLYLFVFLLPLYIFRIDVQVFNTGRMVALSISEILFYILTIIVLIRDWREAGRKMRELIIREKLLLLGILYLLSGVFVGVWQSNNALQTVGILRGWIIAPTALFFISIIIRANKEYIARALAVSASFVAAASFFAPHAFNADVRLQGFLGSPNYLAMYLAPLLPFILYEIFKCIRDKKPFITSAFWVAGCAVTTTAIFFSFSQGAWLGIVAALVVAALWYAKKRFSTNAIIIAMFFIILFSEFIGQSFLQDSIASSLKSRAGLWEAAWNIGVSHPLFGIGAGMFPEAYKIQKHIVLYPTSMETALHPHNIFLSFWLYGGLLGMLGFGIILIWLAKKLYIRLLEKEKNSAMLYGAVAAAFIIILVHGLVDTTYWKNDLAFMWWILLAMV
- a CDS encoding flippase, whose translation is MRFNNLNLTQRITLNTIAAVGVRVAGGFFALLIVGITTRALGLDGFGEYSTVIAYLSTVGIFVDLGLYTLMTREISSVEDKNEEKKIVSYFFTLRLALAVIFFVLAVAGSFLFPYTTAVKIGIIITSSGYIFLSLSQVLMGVFQKYLHIEKASIAELVGRVVQLIFVSLFFILGGELFAYLWAVVFGTFATLVANIFFARKFVAFGLAISIPYWRKTLVTTLPIAISLLFILLYFKIDAIILSLIKSPRDVGIYSVAYKTLETLIFFPAMFVGITMPILSRAAVNKDEFSRTFQRVFNALVISALPIVVGGILTASSIVNIIGGYQFLLSTLPLQVLFLAVGIIFFGTLAGSSVVALNIQKRAMWIYFLGMVFNVIANLILIPSYSYMAAAWTTVITELIVTAMLFWLIWSNIRVFPKFRVLWRSAPAAIATGIFIYIFTNPISQPMSVWYFILIIGFASAIYGSLLVLFRAITKDDLRLLNIYRSPKSQ